In Halichondria panicea chromosome 13, odHalPani1.1, whole genome shotgun sequence, one genomic interval encodes:
- the LOC135346465 gene encoding transmembrane protein 161B-like → MAFFGVQVVLTMIVASFLHKISPYYSFGRWFITFRLTRFVAPSDDSLRPHVSIANSSQKGKRKNATGAKQSASGGVAFGAKDRLDPNLVLPKSSKIKLPEVAVDYFNVIQLHYSSELERMLNLILAAVSVVCITEVYFYLQPNEAIVQYNLSTVWLFIVCVYIMYVLNSLTRVYMSEELSHQRSVCIVFSMLFFVLSLFILLIDEGILNLGLNKTYSNIVNCSSRLLGRYSENSTAKIIFLPVWAFKMSLALGGSFLSYLLIFPGLRFADVHFNALKYTTSKITKSLLHAAYLSPFFCLSLWIRPLSSDMVAERNNVNMFGAYEISYESFRVCTVLGVCLFRLAMYKYYMQTYLNTAKWRIEELRRDHGRVSVRDYRSKITTIFLFYGGMGVQYLAPYLLLLCSVLLLFASSRMNYDRLITEAAAGGDSNIFSSSGFGLSVFFGCFSYFSWWICLVQIVTTGIGAVLREYL, encoded by the coding sequence ATGGCGTTTTTCGGGGTACAAGTGGTCCTCACCATGATCGTCGCCAGTTTCCTGCACAAGATCTCTCCCTACTACTCTTTTGGTCGATGGTTTATCACGTTCCGATTGACACGCTTCGTTGCACCCTCTGACGACTCACTACGACCACATGTCTCCATCGCTAACTCGAGTCAGAAAGGCAAACGAAAAAATGCAACTGGAGCGAAACAATCAGCTTCTGGAGGTGTGGCGTTTGGTGCAAAAGATCGTCTAGATCCGAATTTAGTTCTTCCAAAGTCGTCCAAAATTAAACTACCCGAAGTGGCAGTGGATTATTTCAATGTCATTCAATTGCACTATTCTAGTGAGCTTGAACGAATGCTAAACCTGATTCTTGCTGCTGTTTCAGTGGTGTGCATAACAGAAGTGTATTTCTATCTTCAACCGAATGAAGCTATTGTACAATACAATCTGAGCACTGTTTGGCTGTTTATAGTGTGTGTCTATATAATGTATGTCTTGAACTCCCTAACACGAGTCTACATGAGCGAGGAACTGTCTCACCAGCGATCAGTCTGCATCGTCTTCTCAATGCTCTTCTTtgttctctctctcttcatctTGCTCATTGATGAGGGAATTCTTAATCTGGGTCTGAACAAAACATACTCCAACATAGTCAACTGCTCGTCAAGACTTCTGGGTAGATACTCTGAAAATTCAACTGCTAAAATTATATTTTTGCCAGTTTGGGCATTCAAGATGTCTCTTGCATTAGGAGGAAGTTTTCTCAGTTACTTACTTATCTTTCCTGGATTGAGATTTGCAGATGTGCATTTCAACGCTTTGAAGTATACCACCAGCAAAATAACAAAGTCTCTACTTCATGCTGCATACCTGTCTCCTTTCTTCTGTCTATCACTATGGATACGACCTTTGAGCTCGGATATGGTAGCAGAGAGAAATAATGTGAACATGTTTGGTGCATATGAGATTTCGTACGAGAGTTTTAGAGTGTGCACAGTTTTGGGTGTCTGCTTGTTTCGATTGGCGATGTACAAGTACTACATGCAGACGTATTTGAACACTGCCAAATGGAGAATTGAAGAACTGAGGAGAGATCATGGTCGTGTTTCTGTCCGTGACTATCGTAGTAAAATCACGACCATCTTCCTATTCTACGGGGGAATGGGTGTGCAGTATCTAGCACCATATCTGCTGCTACTGTGTTCGGTACTGCTATTGTTTGCATCGTCCAGAATGAACTACGACAGGTTAATAACCGAGGCTGCTGCCGGTGGTGACTCAAACATTTTTTCGTCGTCAGGGTTTGGTTTGAGCGTGTTTTTCGGATGTTTTTCTTATTTTAGTTGGTGGATATGTTTAGTTCAGATTGTGACTACTGGAATCGGTGCTGTATTAAGAGAATATCtttaa